The following are encoded together in the Pectobacterium wasabiae CFBP 3304 genome:
- a CDS encoding bile acid:sodium symporter family protein, producing the protein MGWLQRLRIDKFLLVLILVVVTASILPAEGTVKVFFEYLTTAAIALLFFMHGAKLSREAITTGMGHWRLHLVVFASTFILFPLLGMGMSLLSPIVLTPTLYLGFLYLCALPATVQSAIAYTSMAGGNVAAAICSASASSILGVFLSPILVGLLMQTQGGETDTLHAIGSIIMQLMVPFVIGHLSRPLIAKWVERHRKLINITDRSSILLVVYVAFSEAVVEGIWGQINGWSLLAVVGCSMVLLTIVLVVNTLAARKLGFNTADEITIVFCGSKKSLANGIPMANVLFPAAAVGAMVLPLMIFHQIQLMVCAALAQRYAKRLTKEQDTSHQ; encoded by the coding sequence ATGGGGTGGTTACAACGGTTACGCATTGATAAGTTTTTATTGGTTTTGATTTTGGTCGTGGTGACGGCGTCGATTCTTCCTGCTGAAGGCACCGTGAAGGTTTTCTTTGAGTACCTGACAACGGCGGCGATTGCTCTGTTGTTCTTTATGCACGGTGCGAAGCTCTCACGTGAAGCGATTACTACCGGAATGGGGCACTGGCGTTTGCATTTAGTGGTGTTTGCCAGCACGTTTATTTTATTTCCGCTGCTGGGAATGGGCATGAGTCTGCTGTCACCGATTGTGCTGACGCCAACTTTATACCTCGGTTTCCTCTATCTGTGCGCGCTACCGGCGACGGTGCAGTCGGCGATAGCATATACCTCCATGGCTGGTGGTAATGTGGCAGCGGCAATCTGTAGTGCGTCTGCATCCAGCATTTTGGGTGTGTTCCTCTCGCCGATTCTGGTCGGTTTACTGATGCAAACGCAGGGGGGCGAAACGGATACGCTGCATGCTATTGGTTCCATCATCATGCAATTGATGGTGCCTTTCGTCATTGGGCATTTGTCTCGTCCATTGATTGCCAAGTGGGTCGAACGCCACCGTAAACTGATTAATATTACTGACCGGTCATCGATTCTTTTGGTGGTGTATGTCGCCTTTAGTGAGGCAGTGGTTGAGGGCATTTGGGGACAGATCAACGGCTGGTCGCTGCTGGCTGTGGTTGGTTGTTCGATGGTGCTGTTAACCATTGTGCTGGTGGTGAATACGCTGGCTGCGCGCAAGTTGGGCTTTAATACCGCGGATGAAATCACCATTGTCTTCTGTGGGTCGAAAAAGAGCCTGGCGAATGGGATTCCGATGGCAAACGTGCTGTTTCCTGCGGCCGCTGTTGGCGCGATGGTGCTGCCGTTAATGATCTTCCATCAAATTCAATTGATGGTGTGCGCCGCGCTGGCACAGCGTTATGCCAAACGGCTAACTAAAGAACAAGATACGTCTCATCAGTAA